The Paenibacillus sp. 481 DNA window GATATCGAGGTGAGCGGAGACTGAACTTCGTGCGACACGTTCGATACGAATTCCCTACGCATCTGCTCAAGTTGCTGCAAGTCATGTATCATTTCCTCGAAGCTGCGAGCCAGAGTACCCAGCTCACCTGTTTGCTGAATATTCAGCTTGACGTTGAAATCTCCAGCTGCTATCTGCCTAGTCGCCTTTGTCAGCTTTTTGATCGGTCTTACTAGAAACATAGCAGCAACCAGAATCATTAAGCTCCCTGCTATCAATGAATAGATCAAAAAAGCAATGATCCACTTGATAGCAAAAGAGGCGGAAGGGGGCGCGATCGGCTCTACAAACATTGCTTTCATTCCCGCTTCCGTTTTCAAAGGCAACCCTAAGAGACTAGGAGCAACCCCATTCATATTCACTTGAACAACTTCTCCATCTCGTACTTTTTTTATTTGTTCCATTGTCACAGTAGTAGGTTTGTGTCCATTAAGCATTCCAAAAGGCTGGAACTGGCCCATTTCATCGTAAATTCGTATATGATAGGAATCAAGCTGCTTCATCCCACTAACGTATGAGTCCGCTTCACGTTGCGGAATGATTTCATAAATCTGAGCGACGTCCTGACCAAAGTGAAGTAAGTTAATTTGTAAATTTTCGTTCAACTTCTCTTCAAATACCCAAACTGCTACAAAAAAAGCAATGAGCGTGCCCGCGATAACAGAAACTAGAAATGTCAGGACAGCACGTGTATATAAAGATCTAATCATTCGTATACCTCAAGCCGGTATCCAAGCCCACGCACCGTTTCGATACGAAAATCAGGTGTAGTCGCGAACCGTTCGCGCAGACGCTTAATATGTACGTCTATCGTACGATCATCTCCCATGTAATCGATCCCCCAAATTTGATCGATCAGTTGTGCGCGCGTGTAGATTTGTCCAGGTGTACCAGCGAGCTTATAAAGTAATTCGAACTCCTTGAGTGGCAACGTGAGTAACTCCGCCCCTCTCATCACCTTATAGGTCTGCCGATCAAGAATGACGTTACCTAATCGGATCGACTGCGTCGAACCAATCCGATATCGTTTCAGTAGTGCCTTAACACGAGCCATCAACTCCAACGGATCGAACGGTTTTGTCAAATAATCGTCCGTCCCAAGTTGGAACCCTTTCACTTTCTCCCATGTTTCGCCTCTCGCAGTCAACATCAGTAACGGAAGATCGGGATTAACCCTTCGAAGCTCCTTGCATAACGTCCAACCATCCATAATCGGCATCATAATATCGAGTACCACAAGATCAACATTCGTCGAGGCATAGACGGTTAGTGCTTCTTCACCCTCTGTGGCTTCAACTGTGGCGAATCCTTCGTTCCGTAGAAATAAACAAACAAGTTCGCGAATGTTCGCATCGTCGTCAGCAACCAATATAGTAGGCATTCGTTCCCTCTTCCCCGCTGTTTTTCCCAATCCATTCCATTCATTTTGTAACTATTATACTATAAATAGATTTGAAACATCGAATAATATAGATAGATAGAACAAAGAAAGACTACATGCTATAAACCAAAATAGCCCGTGAATGACACGGACTTATTTTGAAGGGGGAATATTGATTATGAGTGAGGTTTAGAGAAATTCAGAGAAACTCAGATAGATTTAGAGCGGTTTAGGCGAGCCTAATTCCACTAAGCATAGCTGTCCATAAAGCGTCACACCGCAGCTCCAGCGGCATTTGCACAGCGCATACACGCTCCAGCGGCCAATCATTTTCCACCAACGTTTCAAAAGGATAATCATTAATAAGCAGCACTGTGAACGGGCCCTTCACAAGCTGAGACAACGTCAATTGCAACTGCACCGCCTCCTCATACGTCCCTCCCAAACGAACAAACAAGATACGCTTTCCCGAATCAACACAGTCTAAAAATCGTTGAATACGGCGATTTATTTTCTCTTTAAATTCAGGAAAAAGCTCTACCCGATGTGTTCCCTGATCGTCAATAGCAAGGTCGTGGACAAGCATAATTTGGTACAAATGATCAAATAAATATATATTTTGA harbors:
- a CDS encoding response regulator transcription factor; this encodes MPTILVADDDANIRELVCLFLRNEGFATVEATEGEEALTVYASTNVDLVVLDIMMPIMDGWTLCKELRRVNPDLPLLMLTARGETWEKVKGFQLGTDDYLTKPFDPLELMARVKALLKRYRIGSTQSIRLGNVILDRQTYKVMRGAELLTLPLKEFELLYKLAGTPGQIYTRAQLIDQIWGIDYMGDDRTIDVHIKRLRERFATTPDFRIETVRGLGYRLEVYE
- a CDS encoding sensor histidine kinase, with product MIRSLYTRAVLTFLVSVIAGTLIAFFVAVWVFEEKLNENLQINLLHFGQDVAQIYEIIPQREADSYVSGMKQLDSYHIRIYDEMGQFQPFGMLNGHKPTTVTMEQIKKVRDGEVVQVNMNGVAPSLLGLPLKTEAGMKAMFVEPIAPPSASFAIKWIIAFLIYSLIAGSLMILVAAMFLVRPIKKLTKATRQIAAGDFNVKLNIQQTGELGTLARSFEEMIHDLQQLEQMRREFVSNVSHEVQSPLTSISGYAIALKQVDLGDHERSRYLDIIIAEAERMSKMSDSLLKLSLLESQSQQMRLVTRSLDEEIRRVIVAIQPQWSARNIRFDLNLKAVMLTADHDQLNQVWINILGNSIKFSHDSGKISVSIKQDMNSVTVRISDTGIGISLEDQKRIFERFFKADRSHSRKYDGSGMGLAIVKQIVLLHQGDIRVESEPGRGTTFIVTLPITTPTVS
- a CDS encoding DUF1796 family putative cysteine peptidase codes for the protein MRLTHIKGEYDAIFSLGSKCLAAIQLESNELRPCSGVLDWMISKSLTHVNVLLANRFAAFMEPTNMGFVNYENQNIYLFDHLYQIMLVHDLAIDDQGTHRVELFPEFKEKINRRIQRFLDCVDSGKRILFVRLGGTYEEAVQLQLTLSQLVKGPFTVLLINDYPFETLVENDWPLERVCAVQMPLELRCDALWTAMLSGIRLA